The nucleotide window ttaatctccaaaatatacaagcagctcatgcagctcaatatcaaaaacacaaacaacccaatccaaaaatgggcagaggacctaaacagacatttctccaaagaagatatacagattaccaacaaacacatgaaaggatgctcaacatcactaatcattagagaaatgcaaatcaaaactacaaggaggtatcacctcacactagtcagaatggccatcatcaaaaaatctacaaacagggcttccctggtggcgcagtggttgagagtctgcctgccgatgcaggggacacggcttcgtgccccggtccgggaagatcccacatgccacggagtggctaggcccgtgagccatggctgctgagcctgcgcgtccagagcctgtgctccgcaatgggagaggccacaacagtgagaggcccgcgtattgcaaaaaaaaaaaaaaaagaaatctacagacaataaatgctggagagggtgtggagaaaagggaaccctcttgaactgttggtgggaatgtaaattgatacagccactatggagaacagtatggaggttccttaaaaaaattaaaaatagaattaccatatgacccagcaatcccactactgggcatataccctgagaaaaccataattcaaaaagagtcacgtaccacaatgttcactgcagcactatttacagtagccaggacatgttagcaacctaagtgtccataaacagatgaatggataaagaagatgtggcacatatatacaatggaatattactcagccataaaaagaaacaaaattgagttatttgtagtgaggtggatggaccctgagtctgtcattcagagtgaagtaattcagaaagagaaaaacaaataccatatggtaacacatatatatggaatctaaaaaaaaaaatggttttgatgaacctaggggcaggacaggaataaagacgcagacgtagagaatggacttgaggagacggggagggggaagggtaaactgggacgaagtgagagagtggcatggacatatatacactaccaaatataaaatagatagctagtgggaagcagctgcagagcacagggagatcagctcggtgtcttgtgtccacctacaggggtgggatagggagggtgggagggagacgcaagagggaggggctatggggattacgtatacgtatagctgcttcactttgttatacagcagaaactaacacaccattgtaaagcaattatactccaaaaaagatgttcttaaaaaaaagagcGAACAGACAGTGCTTCCAAGAGAAACTAGGCTCGCCTGTAAGACTGTAAATCCCCAGTCACCAAACGGTGTATAAGGGCTACTCCGTACCAAAGAATTTCAGCGCCTGCAGAAGCGTGGCCTAATTCTGAAGGTCCCTCGGCCTCGAGTTATGATTCTTAGAGTCTGATTTTTGGTCCCTGCGATCCACGTATCAACACGCAGGGACGCGCTCCCGGCGTGCAACCGGCGCGCCAGGAGCCGGCAGCTCTCAATAACGTTGATCCCAGGCTGCCTCAGGCTGAGTGGCTAGACACCCGACACGCCTCCTTGGCCCCACCCCTCGGCCCCCGACGCCCTGGGGGGCGGGACACGCAGACGCCGTGCCCTGCCATTGGCCCGCACCGGCAGGGGAAATAGGGCCTGACTAGTCCGCGTCCCTGCTGTGTCGTCATCCGGCGGCGTCTAGAGGACACGGTCAAGATGGCGGTGGTGGCTGCCTTGACGCGGAGACCCCTTGAGCAGGTTGGCAGCGGCTCTCGGGCCCATGACCCTGCGCGACCCCTGCCCAGTCTGCGTCCCCTCAGAgcgtcctctctctctctctctatctctctctctctctctccccccgccAGGTCTCCGGGCTGCTGAGGAGGCGCTTCCACCGGACCGCGCCGGCTGCTCTGCAGGTAACTGGCCTGGAAGCTAGCCGGGCCGGCGAGGCCCCTCGTCCCGGCGCGGAAGCTGGGGCCGCATGTCACCCACGCGAGGCTCAGGGGAATCAGATGTCCGATCTGAGGGAACTAGACTTGACGCTTCTTCCCTCACCCTCccccttaaaattttttcttgtggtaaaatataagaaaacttaCCCTTTTAAACTGTATATGCAGTGGGACTAAGTACATTCACCACGTTGTCCATTCACCACCAGAACTTtgtcatcatcccaaacagaaactgtaCCCATTGAACAATAACCCTCCATCCCATTAGCCCCTGGTAACCTGTATTGTGCGTTCAGTGCCTATTAATTTATCTACTCTAGGGACCtcccataaatggaatcatacagcatttgtccttttatgtctggcttatttcacttagcatgttttcaaggttcatccatgttgtagcatgtgtcagaatttcattcctttttaaggttgaatgatATTCCGTTGTaagcatataccacattttgctgaTCCATTCATctttggtggacatttgggttgcttccacctgttggatttgtgaataatgctgctgtgaacattggtgtgcgattatctgagtccctgcttttcagttcttttgggtctatatctagaagtgggattgttggattatatggtaattctgtgttcaACGTTTTGAGGAATTGCCCGCTCTCCCCCTTTTTGTTACTGGAGGATTCTACCAACCTGTGTAGTAAAATAACTCCTACATCCTGAAGGCAAAGTGTTtggcagtgcctggcacctagcgAGCGCTCAATATGTAGTATTATTTAGGCTTCCTTGACTGTTCGCTGCCCCACAGTATACCAGATGTGgaaataaaattcacttttctaCTTAGGAAGCCACCTATGAGCTGGTATGGCCAGCAAGCAGATTTCTTAAGCTTAGGTGCACATCAATAAAGTGTTCAGTATACTTCTCATTTACACATCCAATCAAAGACTGGCTATGAGTGACAGAAATGttactttttgaattttttgaacTTTTGAAGAGAAGCCTGTTCTAGTGATAGTTTTTACATTGTGTGCTCTGGGCAGCCTAGGTCAAGAGAGAGAATCTCAATAGTCTCCTAAGTAATGCTGTAGCTTATTGACTGCTTTCCCATACCTGTGACAGGTGACAGTTCGTGAGGCTATAAATCAAGGTATGGATGAGGAGCTGGAAAGAGATGAGAAGGTATTTCTACTTGGGGAAGAAGTTGCCCAATATGATGGGGCATATAAGGTAACCAAGATACATGAAAGCTACACAGAACTGAGATGGCCATTTGCCCCCAGTACAATTAAAGGTAATGGGGTCATTGCTTAATTGTAGGTTAGTCGAGGCCTGTGGAAGAAATATGGAGATAAGAGGATCATAGACACTCCCATATCTGAGGTAAGCCTTCCATCAGGAAGCAGACCTTTGAGGGGCATGTCTATTAAAGGGTACTGTTCTAATTTTTGTGGATTTTTACTTATGTTTGCGTTTTACGTTCTAGATGGGTTTTGCTGGAATTGCTGTAGGTGCAGCTATGGTATGTAGTCCTCTTTATGAATCTTATCCAAAGAGATTACTTTCAACATGACCGTTTAAAAACATTGCTTGAATGTTGGGGGAGCGAAGTGCTGGTGTGCCACTCTAAATTGCTCTTTCTCGTCTTTTTAACATCTATGTTTTTGATTTGACAGGCTGGGTTGCGGCCCATTTGTGAATTTATGACCTTCAACTTCTCTATGCAAGCCATCGACCAGGTTATAAACTCAGCTGCCAAGACCTACTACATGTCAGCGGGCTTTCAGTCTGTGCCCATAGTCTTCAGGGGGCCCAATGGCGCCTCAGCAGGCGTAGCTGCCCAACACTCACAGTGCTTTGCTGCCTGGTATGGGCACTGCCCAGGCTTAAAGGTGGTCAGCCCATGGAGTTCAGAGGATGCAAAAGGACTTATTAAATCAGCCATTCGGGATAACAATCCAGGTCAGTAGCGTGACGTGTTGTGGGTCTCTTTTGaacattaaagaacaaaaatgaaatatctgCATGGAAGGAACCATTAAAGACTTCTAGTTAGGCTTAGACGTATCATATAAAATGTTAGTGATTTACAGATATAGTAAAGATAGGAAAAAATGTGGTGTTCTTCTTATTTCTGACTATAACGGGGCCAATTAGATACCGGAGAAATTTGCTGCATACCTACAACACCGGTTTAACCCCATAGATAAAATCAGGATCGCCCAGACTACAGATGTCTGTACTTAAACCATCCTCAAGGCTACTGGACACGATAGGTATGAGGCTTCCTAATCAGCACAGTGAAACTTTTCACAATATGAATGATAGTGTTGCATatagttttttggggggtggttcgcgggcctctcactgttgtggcctctcccgtggcggagcacaggctccagatgcacaggctcagcggccatggctcacgggcccagccgctacgcggcatgtgggatcttcccggaccagggcacgaacccgtgtcccctgcatcggcaggcggactctcaaccactgcgctaccagggaagcccgcatataCATTTTTAGTCATGTAGTTACTTTggtttaaatatgtatattttgcaGTGGTGGTGCTGGAGAATGAATTGATGTATGGAGTTCCTTTTGAACTTCCCCCAGAGGCTCAGTCAAAAGATTTTCTGATTCCTATTGGAAAAGCTAAAATAGAAAGGCAAGGTAAGAGAAATTAGTATACATGTAAACATTATTTGTAATCCGTGCCCTCTATTTATGTTGGTCAAATTCAGTCTAGAAGTCACTGCCCTTTACTTTGACTAGGAAATTATAGGATGAGTTCAAGTTTAAAATGTGTCATGCCCTGATTGCAcatatatttgttcttttctaaatCTTGGTCCAGTAGATTTGTATTTCGTTTCTAGAAAGGCTGCCACATTCCTCATCTCGCTGGAATGTAGTTGAGTTTAAGATTCTAAAATGAAGAAGAACCATAGCTGGCTGCAGAGCAGGACAGTGTCTTTGGTTTCAACCTGACCTCTTATCTGTGACCACTTTGTTTCAGGGACACATGTAACCATAGTTTCCCATTCAAGACCTGTGAGCCACTGCTTAGAAGCTGCAACGGTGCTATCTAAAGAGGGAATTGAATGTGAGGTGAGTGGACATTCACTTGTTCTTAAAGAATcaggggacttgcctggtggcgcagtggttaagaatccgcctgccaacgcaggggacacaggttcgagccctggttcgggaagatccaacatgccgcagagaactaagcctgtgcgccacaactactgagcctgtgctctggagcccgcgagccacagctactgagcccatgtgccacaagtactgaagcccatgcacctagagcccgtgctccacaacaagagaagccactgcagtgagaagcctgcacaccacaacgaagtgtagcccccgcttgttgcaactagagaaagcccacacgcagcaataaagacccaacgcagccaaaaataaataaatagggcttccctggtggcgcagtggttgagagtccacctgccgatgcaggggacacaggttcgtgccccggtccaggaagatcccacatgctgcggagcggctgggcccgtgagccatggccgctgtgcctgcgcatccggagcctgtgctctgcaacgggagaggccacaacagtgagaggcccgcgtaccacacacacaaaaaataataataaaataaatttattaaaaaaaaaagaatcagaaagttCCCTTTAAGACCCAGAAAGAGGCGTTTGAGTTCTGTAACAGGTTAATTAGGTATAAAATCTTGCTTTGTCACTTAGTTCTGCTTCTGCTTAAAGCTGGGAGCCTACGTGCTTTTCAAATACCTAGCCTTCTACCACCTAGGGTCTGGATCTTTTTAGTATGTGTTTTGTCAAGTTAAGATCCAACCTTGGAGCTGGAGTTTGGGAGAAGAGAAAACTTAGAAGTCGTCGAGTCTAACACTTTCATAACCAGGAGGTACCACTTCCTAGTTAACACTTGGGCATGTTACGTACTCTAAATCTCTGCCAtcagctataaaatgaggataatacatTTACTGTCCCGTTAGGGTGGTTGTAGAATTATACTTAGTGTAGTGCCTGGTACAGGGTAAGCGGTCAcatgttagttattattttaatgagGAGGAAGTTAAGGCCAAGGGAGGATAAGTGAATTCTGTAAGTGAACAAAGCTGCTTGTAGTAGAGataaagattttgttttaattacagtttccctTTTGACAGTTTGTTCATGAATGGGCAGATTATGTTTCCCTAGAcccaaaaattaaaaggaaacaagaaaggaaatggCATTTTGGGGATAAGACTATATTTGTGAGGAAGTGGCTCTGTAAAGCTATTTATTATCTGTTTAGGTGATAAATATGCGAACCATCAGACCAATGGACATTGAAACAATAGAAGCCAGTGTCATGAAGACCAATCACCTTGTAACTGTGGAAGGAGGCTGGCCACAGTTTGGAGTAGGAGCTGAAATCTGTGCCAGGATCATGGAAGGTATTTCAGAGAAACTGATTCCAGAATAGTTAAACTGTAATAAACACTGTGTTACAGGACAAAACAATCAAAAGCTAGGGGTGGTCAAATGACTTGAATTTTCAACTTGTCAGCTTGGTatttttcctttgggtaaatgtTTAAGAAAGCAAGCCAGAGACAATTCTCTGTAATTAGCATTCCTTTCAGATTTCATATTTCCTTCTTCagattttccttctctgggcagCCATACCTGCTATGCTGAGGTGGTGGTGCTCAGCTGGTTTTTCATGCCTCTCTCATTTGCGCCTCCTTCCCTCTTAGGCCCCGCGTTCAATTTTCTGGATGCTCCTGTAGTTCGTGTCACCGGTGCCGATGTCCCTATGCCTTATGCAAAGGTTCTAGAAGACAACTCTGTACCTCAGGTTAAAGACATCATATTTGCAATAAAGAAAGCACTAAATATGTAGCTTGGACTTGAATTTCAAGTCATTGGGATTTCCTTAAAATACTTAATGACATTTCATCTGGATTGTCCTATAAGACCTTTTGATTTGTAAAGTTATGTCTAAAGCAACAACATACGTTTTTGTACTGGGAAGAAGTTTAAATATGTCTGTGGAAAAACTCTCCACTTTCCTGCCTAGGGGCCACGCTTTTTTTATCTGTTACAATAGCCATGTTCTTTGAATAAGattaatgtaaaattttaccCTCTCATTAGAAGGACAAGGTATAAATGTGGCAAGAGTCCTGATGAAAGATATCTCCAAAAAAACATaacttatatgtaaaaataaaagcatataattTACGTTTACTGTTAGACTGTTTTGATAAGGAATAAAGGAATTCCTAACTATGactaattgtatttttatattcttgagataataaatgtgggATAGAAGTCTTAAAATTCTGTTAAGAAATTACTGCCATCGGGAACTAATCAGTAATCATTAATCTCCTAGACTGCATTACTTACTTAAAACAGGAACTTGCCCCCCGACTCTTCAAATGCCTAATTCTAGTAGGTTCTCTTTAAAGTTAAACCAAAATCTGTGTCAGGTATTTTTCccactgccaacaaacacacactCTGCCATACACTGCCCTCTTCAGAAATTGAGATGGAAAAGATAGATTTAAATTAGTTATAGAAGCATACAAGTGGTACCTAATTAAAACAGGAACACAGGATTGTTAGCTCTTATTAATTAAGAGGGAAAATACGacacaaaagaaaatagagataGAATAGGTAGGGAGGAAACTTTAGAAATACTGTGTgaatcttttctttatatttaccaAAGTTACTACAAAAAGTTCCCATTTAAAATATCTTGCCAAGCTACAAATAACACATTTTCTAGACAtggtttattttaataaaaaatacagcTGAACATTTATCACAGATTACATGAAACTATACACAATGACATTCTCTCTGCATAGTAACCAACACTGATGTGTGTAACTTGAATTTTTAGATGGATTATTTATAATCCTTTAAAGTGCAATTTATTTAAGGGTTTAAGCAAATCATAGGATAAAGGATCTTTCTAATAAATGAGTAACATTAAAAAGATGATATATTTGGATAAATCTTTGGAAAATCAGAACTGATTTTGCCAGATGTACTTGTGTTGTAATAATAATCCACCCCCACAAACGCCAAACTTGACTTAATTGCTGAGGATTAAGAAGATCCTCTAATTGGCAAGAGCTTTTTCGGATGTCAACATTTTTTTGTCCGTTTGATACATACTAAAAGGAACTAAGAgtctagagtagttcctttagcagcCCTGAGTTCTATAACCACAATGGAGTTCCTGTTTGACTTAATAGACTGTTACGAACTTTCCCCGTTCCACTTGAAGGGAAAATGAAGAACTCAGTTGCTTCTCTGACTCTCAGCGACATAACTATGCTTTGGGCTACAGTGTTAATGTCTAGGATGAAATTAAGGTAGGAAAAATGGGAGTTATCTAAGAAATAACCAGAAAATGCTTTAGAATAGAGAAATGAACTCTGAGAGGAACATTTCTAGGAGCTGTCTAATGGTATAGGAGGGATTGCGACACGAAGGCCATCCACCGCTGTGACTGTATATTGTCATTGTTTTTTGTCCACTTCTGTTGGTGGAAATAATTGATTCCAATATGCTGCTGCCACCAAAAGATGACCATTAGAGGAAGAGCAAGACTCCTTTACAAGAGTAACAAAGGAGCAAACTATTTCTTAAGGCAGCAATGCCAGCCTGACTTTATTCTACTTGAAGACTGTTTCCCTCTTGAAAAGCCTCTTACATGAGCATCTGCGAAGTCGTATGTGACTGTACTGGCTCAGCAATTATTCATCCAGATAGAGGGTACTTTAGGGGTTGCAggtggaaggaaaacaaaacaaattttcccTCCAAGTGTAAACACAAAGCTTTAGCCGATCTTAGGAGCACTATGATCACAGGTTTCGGCTTTCCTCAAAGTTCCTTTTTGGAAATTCTGGATGGAGCTGAGTAAGGCCCCTCGGCTCACACCATTCACAGCCTGGGGCGGAAGCTGTGTGGGCGCCTCTGTGCTCGCAGGAGGCAAGGGAGCTGCTGGTGGCGGAGGCGcaggtggaggaggtgggggtaACGCGGACATCCCTGTGGAGGAAAGGGCACAGTCAGTATCTCCACACACCCTGTATCCGTGCTACTGCTCAGTCCTGGGCAGAAAGGACTTCGGTGAGACTGCAAATGTTTTCCCTCAAACGGGCCAACACACCCTGtactgtgtgattttttttaaatacttgaacAAGAAACGTAGAAGCATTAAAGGGGAATTAATTAAAAGTTGCCATTTCTCCCAAGTAATAGTCATGTGAGAAAAGACTGAACAATATCACAGAttacatgaaactatacatagcgACATTCTCAGCATAGATGAGGCTCTACTTCCATTTCCAAACTTTAATCATGGTCCCAAAAGAAAAGTTCCATTAGCTACTTTTTCCAGGTTCCAGGCAGCTCCACCTATTCCTGAGCTAGCAATTAAAGATAGACATCTGTATGCATAGAGCTGGGCTACTGGAATATCAATTACTAGTAAGGGATGAACGGTTCTTTAGCTGCTCCAACACACAATATTTGAAGGACGTGATTTAACATAAAATGACAAATCACTTAGGATTCTCGGCAAGTAACCATTGTCTGCTGGGTTATGGGCTCCCCAGGGGCATCCATCTTGAATAATCATTTCCTATTAGGTTGcatgaaaaaaacataaaacgcTAATGTTAGCAATGCACAGCAAGGCGCAGAGGGCTTTCTCTCTCCAGCAATGGTATTCTCAGGGAGGAATCCTCCTCAAGCACCCATGTTTCCACTGTGGCCCAACCCAGGGACAGGATGGAAATGCCCTAACCCTACATCTTTGCTGAAGTGTCAGGGGAGACCGGAATGCCGAGCTGTACCCTGGTGGGCAAGGAGCAGGTAACTGGACAGGTATCTGAATCCTCCCTTAGCTTTCAGAAACACAAACATTGGGCGCTCGAATTTTACAGttttgaatcaatgaatgaattgtCCTCTTGGGACAAAATAAACACTAGGTACAGAAAAATccctgctgggacttccctgactgtccagtggttaagactccgtgcttccagtgcaggggggcgtgggtttgatccctggtctggggaactaagatcctgcatgccgcaactaagaacccacgtgccatgtggcatggccacaaaaaaaaaaaaaaaaaaagccctgcttTAAAGAAGAACTTGACTGTGTCACAGTTGTCCCATTTCCTGTGACCCTTGCAGCTCCCCGTGACTCCACATCTCTTTCTAGTCTTATCCTCTACCCCACCCCAGTGCTACCACAGAAGACATTCTGCTAGATGGCTCCCCTACCACCTCCCTCAAACTGCTACTGAGCTGTGGTGATACTAGGTAAACATACCAACTGCTACTTGAGTTTATATGGATGAGTGGTCAGGATCATCCATAAAATACTTCAGTAAGTGCAACCTTTTTCCCAACTGTGATAGGCAATGGTTAAAGCATTGTATTTCATAGAAGACCACTTACCTTCCTTTACATCTTTACCCAAACCTAAGGCAGCTGAAATTAAAGAatcacacagatgcacacactcATGCTCTGCAATCTTGGAATTCTCAAAAAATAATATAGCAatacaaataaacattaaatacagacaaatgaacaaaatgtAATTTTCACTGGTTCTGTACAATAACAACTAATGAGTGAAGTTCTATTATGTTCTATGCCAAGGTGGATTATGGGGAAATGTTCCTGGCTTTACGTTACAGGGTTACAGAGATAAAAAGGACTTCAAACCTGAAATGACTGTTGAGATGAAAAGAGCAGGGAGAGTAAGTGTGTGACATAAGCATTCCTCTGAAGGGGGTTCTTGGAAAGTGACCCGTAAAATACCAGGAGGAGAGGAGACGGCCTCTGAAGCCTCTTGGAACTCAACTGCAGAGCCCGGAGGACTGAGTGGGCGCCAGTGCCCTcccagctgccccctccccttcccagcacTCTCACCCAATGGCCAGAAAAGGGCAGCAGAATCTGGGCTTGACATGTACGGCCCAACACGTACCCAAATGAGTGCCAGCATGTCTGCCTCCCAGCTTTGTGCTTTGACCCTGGCAGAAGAGTCAGTGAGGGTTATAGACGAGAAGACAGGCCTGCAGTAGCACTTTGTTCCACTAAACGCATGGAATTGGCCATCCAGAGACTGCAAGTCTTCTAGCCCAGGATTCTCGGAGGCTAGAGATGGGCCTCAGGAACTGGACTTGGGTACAGGCTGCTCTCTTGGCACAGAACGAAACTGCTTGGCCCTCGTGAGGAACCATCCCTTGACTTTGGCCTCATTACTAGGCACTCTAAATTAAAAGTGCAAATTCACTACCACAGAGTTTGGGAATTGGGGCGTGGTATTCCGTAAATGGATCTTCATCTTACAAGTAAAGGCTGAAACTGTCTGAATGAATCGCTTTGAATATGTAGGCAGCATAAATAAATACACTGTCCAAAGTGCCACAGGGTAGCCTGTGCCTATAATATGATGCTGAGGGCTGTGAGAAAGGAGACTATGTCCATCCAAGAGGAAAGAGCAGGTCACCTGTGGTCCCCTCACAGAGGGCCCAACCAGTCGTAAAGGGCACGATGTCCCATGAGGTCCACCTTTCATCATTGGGCCTGCAACAACTAGGGCAGATCCTGATATGTATGATTAGGGCCAGGAGCAGCTCAGAATGCtctggaaggggagaggaggtcCAGGTCTGAAGGTCAACACTGGAGGAGGCAAGAACATAGACCCAGGGACTCACAGTCTCTAATTACAGCCTccatcgatttttttttttttttaagtttttcctttttgcctcTTCTGTCGTCCACAAAATTCCTTTAAAGGTTCACTGGAGCTTAAGCTACAACACGTTGGTAATGATGTGGGAGGGGGGAATGTTAACAAGGGGCCAAATTCGGACTTGGCTCTTTGGCCTGGAGCAAACCTGGGAACAACTGCCTAATGCCCGGGCCCCCCACTCCCCAAATATGAGGGGGCGCCCCCCCAGAGGCCTCCTATCACCCTCATCCCCAGGCCGCAGACAAAACCAGATTCCGTGTCAGGCTGATTGCCAAATGAATTCACCCAGCTTTGAAAAACATTGGCCTGCAACACCCCAGGATGACAGATGCTCTGAAACAGCTTACCTCCAGTGATCACCAGGTCAGCCCTGATCTCTCCAATCTTACCTTCTCTTAGACAGAAACCCCAAGAGCCAACTACTCCACCCTCCCCAGAACCTCAGATGGGAGCCTGGAAATCCAGCGGAGGCCCTGCAACAGGCCACAGACTGTTGCAGCAAGAGCACAGGTTAGATCTGGGTAGGAATGTCTCGCCAGAAACACCGTCCCTAGCCCCGTCAAAAGGACGTTTGAGCGTCCCCTTGCCTTGGACCAACTCTGACAGTGGGCAGTCTACTCGTGTCTGCGGCCTGGGTTCCTTTGTGGTCTCCACACACATCAGGGGAGGCCACATGGCCGCGAGACCAACACGACACCTACCAGCTACCCTCGAGAGGGAGTGGAGGGCGGGGACCCCTGGAAGCAGGCAGGCCCCAGCTCTCTGGAACCGCCTTAGCCTCTTACCTCAGAAAGACGTGGAGGCTGTACTCATGTCCCAACTCAAGTATTGTTAAGGACGCTTAAAAAAGAACTGTTTTTCCCTATTGTCAGTTATACAAGCTGT belongs to Orcinus orca chromosome 10, mOrcOrc1.1, whole genome shotgun sequence and includes:
- the PDHB gene encoding pyruvate dehydrogenase E1 component subunit beta, mitochondrial isoform X1; the protein is MAVVAALTRRPLEQVSGLLRRRFHRTAPAALQVTVREAINQGMDEELERDEKVFLLGEEVAQYDGAYKVSRGLWKKYGDKRIIDTPISEMGFAGIAVGAAMAGLRPICEFMTFNFSMQAIDQVINSAAKTYYMSAGFQSVPIVFRGPNGASAGVAAQHSQCFAAWYGHCPGLKVVSPWSSEDAKGLIKSAIRDNNPVVVLENELMYGVPFELPPEAQSKDFLIPIGKAKIERQGTHVTIVSHSRPVSHCLEAATVLSKEGIECEVINMRTIRPMDIETIEASVMKTNHLVTVEGGWPQFGVGAEICARIMEGPAFNFLDAPVVRVTGADVPMPYAKVLEDNSVPQVKDIIFAIKKALNM
- the PDHB gene encoding pyruvate dehydrogenase E1 component subunit beta, mitochondrial isoform X2; its protein translation is MAVVAALTRRPLEQVSGLLRRRFHRTAPAALQVTVREAINQGMDEELERDEKVFLLGEEVAQYDGAYKVSRGLWKKYGDKRIIDTPISEMGFAGIAVGAAMAGLRPICEFMTFNFSMQAIDQVINSAAKTYYMSAGFQSVPIVFRGPNGASAGVAAQHSQCFAAWYGHCPGLKVVSPWSSEDAKGLIKSAIRDNNPGTHVTIVSHSRPVSHCLEAATVLSKEGIECEVINMRTIRPMDIETIEASVMKTNHLVTVEGGWPQFGVGAEICARIMEGPAFNFLDAPVVRVTGADVPMPYAKVLEDNSVPQVKDIIFAIKKALNM